A single window of Aspergillus flavus chromosome 4, complete sequence DNA harbors:
- a CDS encoding plasma membrane ammonium transporter: MSSGDISEKHDIDTLRPIRTAESVFLPVSRDVFEKLYLSPKHPSVKGDLRKQVGNPTPISLIGFLVSATPNAFITMGIRGSGESGAAILPVFIFFGGMIQILGGIGEWVIGNTFSCALFFTYGTFWIVQGTGLMPLFATGLHYSSTGNALEGMQTPSYNATVGFYYIALTILTFVYTICSIRTNICLFTALFLLVITFALFAATYFQLALGEVALAARLQMAAGAFSLALVVPVWHIFIAQMLEAVDFPIAIPVGDLSTVILGRSQKIQMRAEE, from the exons ATGTCCAGTGGTGATATCAGTGAGAAACATGACATCGACACTCTTCGGCCAATTCGAACAGCCGAGAGTGTCTTTCTTCCTGTCTCCCGTGATGTATTTGAAAAGCTTTACTTGAGCCCCAAGCATCCCTCGGTGAAAGGTGACTTGCGTAAGCAAGTAGGTAATCCTACTCCAATATCGCTTATCGGGTTTCTGGTATCTGCCACCCCAAATGCCTTTATAACGATGGGCATCAGGGGAAGTGGCGAGAGTGGTGCCGCGATACT ACCcgtgtttattttctttggGGGGATGATACAAATTCTCGGCGGTATTGGGGAATGGGTTATCGGGAACACATTTTCATGCGCCTTATTCTTTACCTACG GCACGTTCTGGATAGTACAAGGGACAGGTCTCATGCCCCTATTTGCAACAGGGCTTCACTACTCATCGACCGGCAACGCACTAGAGGGAATGCAAACTCCATCTTATAACGCTACCGTTG GGTTTTACTACATTGCCTTGACGATTCTCACATTTGTATACACAATATGTTCCATCCGAACCAACATCTGCCTTTTTACCgctcttttcctcctcgttATCACCTTTGCTTTATTCGCAGCCACCTACTTCCAGTTAGCGCTGGGGGAAGTTGCTCTTGCTGCTCGACTTCAGATG GCGGCGGGTGCATTCAGTCTCGCTTTGGTCGTGCCAGTCTGGCATATCTTCATTGCGCAAATGCTGGAGGCAGTGGACTTTCCGATTGCGATACCAGTGGGCGATTTGAGTACAGTTATATTGGGAAGAAGTCAGAAGATCCAGATGCGGGCGGAAGAATAG